The Betta splendens chromosome 2, fBetSpl5.4, whole genome shotgun sequence nucleotide sequence gtaactcttggaGGATTGTCTTAACGAGGCGATGCGCGCTCTCGCGTGCGGAAAccaatttctggcagacagtcactttttgccATTAGGGGGGCGCTCTacctcctttctccttctctctctcactcttaattgtttaataaaaggttcataatttaattggtcgttgtctgtgattatttgtatatggttctgcagcactggtgaattgagtcggctatggtatggagttcacccttcaactaacttaaatcgATTGAGTCTGTATTGGCttttccaaattggttattggtccctggtaacagacTGTGACCagtcccagtctccagttctgTTTATTGTCACTTACGTCCTTCTCACGACTGGGGAGTTCTGTTGGTGCTGGTCCACCTGGCTGGTGTAAATCTGTCAACTGAGATAAATAAACCTTCGATGACCTAATATTCACCGACAGCAGCAAACTGCCACAGTGCCCTCGAGcaagacaggaagtgactgcCCAGGCAAAGTCTGCagtaattttaattaaaaaataaaactggccacatgcacattttacattttagttttatcttTATACAAGTATGACTCAATAAAATAtacttgtttgtttgattttatggaggcattaaaataaaaagttatGTTTGACAGTGAACAAATGAACATAACCCaagataataatttatttagtttgtttctaacctacacttttgttttttatgctgtTGTCTATAAAGATATGCACCAACAGTCAGAATAATGAGCAGGAGGCCAAACAGGgaaaaagtgtaaatgttttaacaaagaaaaacaaggtgatTTCCTGCTCAGGTAAATTAATAAGTGAATCACAGCCTGGTGGAGTCATTGTTTCCCTATGGACAGAGGCTACAGTAGTTGGATCCAGGCCTCAGGCTCATTCAGGTTTTACAAAGAAAAGACCTAAAGCAGCTGCGTCTATGCAGGTGTTCTTTTGGTAACACTGGTGCTTTCAGTGTGGTTGGTTTGGGGAACGTCAGACAGATCAACCTGGAAAATCCCCAAACTACACAACCGCTGCTATCACATATAAACAACAGTGATTGAATCCAAGTCTGCGTCATATAAAACTTAACTCATTCTTCATGGATGAAACAAAGGCTCCTTCACAGGACGTCGGTCTGTTATTAGGCCAACACACTCCCACAGGTTTAACACACATGAAACACTAACAAGGCTGaatcacaataaataaacagctgcaTCTTAAACGTGTTTGAGTGGTGTAGTGTCCATCATCTCTGACCCACAAAGGCTCCGACCAGAAACGACTCTGGTGGATGTTAATGATCTGTGGAAGAAGTCTTTTTGTTGAATCCAGAGACATGATGTAATGATAAACTGCTTGAACAGCAGCCTGCTGACTGAAGCCCTTGAACCCATAAACATCTGTGATGTTTATGGGTTCAAGGATGGTTGCATCTCATTATCATGTTAAGCGGACAGGTCCTCAACAGGACAGTTTGCTGCTTGTTGGTATCAACCATCACTGGGTCCCTGGTATAAAAACTGATTTAAATCCCTAATGACACTCAACTAGTCCTTACGCAGGATCCCAGGTTCTTCTGGAGTCCTGGACAAAGAATCAAAAAGCCAATAAACCAACAGGCTGCGTGACCACATGGGACgtgttctgtttatttcctACTTACGtcttttaagctgttttttttataatgacgCCACAAACACACTCCACCAAGCAGCTCAAGGACACAGAATGACGCTGCAAGAATGCCCAGACTGGAccgacctcctgctgtgaaaagacacaaaagctccagtAGCTGAAAAACAATTGACGAGAACAACCTTCAGACACGTTCCTGTTTTCTGACCTGCAGCGTTTGTTTGGTCCTGTGGTTCTCGGGTTGTGAGGTTTCTGGGATCCAGAGGCGTCTCTGTTGTTGAGGGTTTAATCAAATATGGATCTAGGAGGAAAAAGGCGTCCTCAAacttaatatttaaactttacCTTAACATGAGGAACCGTTACACGTTTTCATGTGAACGTGACGCGTTCTCACCGACCACCAGCTGCACCGTGGCCTCCCTCACTGCGCTCTTTAACTTGGGGATGAAGCATCTGTATCTGGCTGCGTCTGCCAGCGTCACGTTGAGGATCTTCAGGGATACGTTCCCATGTCTCAGCTGCTCCGTGAGCAGCTCCGTCCTCCCAGCGTACGACCTGAGCTTCATGTCTGTCACTTCGCCTCCGTTACGGTGCACGTGCACGTACTGGACCCGCCTCAGCGGATCCCACGGGTCGGGCCGGAGGTCGGGTTTGGACCACTCCACCGTCAGAGCCTGTATGTCGACCGGAGGCTCCAGGTGACAGCGCAGCACCACGTCATCACCCGGGGCCGAGGAGATGAGGCGAGGAGAAGCCATCACCAcagcctgagctgcaggaaaacagcaaATACACAGCCTTCTATGGATTCATCTTCAGAATCCATTAGGTAAATACTCCTGTTTACACATGACTGAAGGAAAACAAGTCACCTGCTGAATCAGGAAAGAGGAAAATTTAAATCATTATATTTCCTTCCCTCAGAGTCATCTGACACAAAGGCGTTTGTATCAGAATCATTGTTCATTATCAGAGTATGACTCCATCAGCTGATTAGTGAGTCTCAGTCATGCTTGTTATTCACGGGTGTCAGTAATAACGGGATCTTATTTTCGTTCATCTTTATAACACTGAATTTCTCAATCTTAACGATGTGACTGAGCACAAATTATCCAACCTTGTTATCGTTTTCAGATCACTGTATGAAGCCAAGCCAACATCGGCTGATAAAACCGTAGATCGAGGTCGATTCGATCCAATCGACTTCTATAAAATCCATATAAAATTAACGCACCAACAACGAGGTTACAGAAGTTTATAATAATCCAGATCAACGCGTTGAGTCAAATTAACCTGGTTAGTGAGTGAATGATTTTAccttcagctgctgaagagacgaagaaaacaaaaaccagGATCCACAGCGAGAACGTGTGACTCGGTTCGTTACGGTCCATTTTACAGACGCTCAATAGAAACAAACCAGCCGCCTTTCTGTTCAATTTATAAAGCATCGCGAGACACGCCTACGCGATGACGTCACGAAATAGCGACGGGCAATGTCTCAGCTGATCTGGATCTGGAAAAAACCTTGGGATCCCCCAAAAAGCTAccgggggagagagggggcgTTTGCTGAGAGTCTGCTCCCCTAATTAAGAATAGGATAAAGTAATACAGTGATTTAAAAGTGAAAGGAGGTCCAGCGTTTATAAATGATGAGACACGGGGTGAGACTTTATTAATGCTACACATCAGTcagaaaagttctgtcttatGTCTTCATCAATGAAGCTGTTGTACAAAGGAGAAGACGCCTGTGTGTTGATCTCTCTCTAtgatggcaaagtgaaacacaAGTGAAACAGGTTTTGTTAAAGTGGCTCAGCATGAAAAACAGTGGAGGAGTTGATCATCTCTGAAAAAGGCCAATAATAAATACATCAAACTAAAATGAgttaaagtaaaagaaaaatcaatgatGAAAGTTGGTGATCAGAAGATTAGAACTCACAGCATTTAATAGTAAATGATGAAATGGGGAAATAAAAGGGAACCATTAAATCACAGGAGAGAATGAGAGACATTGAATCAGCTTTAACTTGTGTGACACTGAAGTGTTGAGATGCGATTTATAAACTGTagaaataaatatacaaatatacagcACTGAGCTCCAGACAGAGTTCACATGGGAATTATTTTTGGCTGTGATGAGACACTGACAGAGAAAAGTGTCCACATATCTCTGTGAACGCTTCAGTGGTAGATGATTGTAAGAAGTTAACTCTAAAGTAGATTTGCTGATATTTTAGCCCAAAACAAACACTCACTGCTTTGACACAGTGTAAACTAATACTGTGAGTCGTGACATGTGATGACACTTAAATGACTCCTGCAGACTCACACCTGACTAATCTGTCTCCTCTGTGGATCCTAGTGGTTCTTGAATGTACCACACTGGAAGGATGTGGTTCAGTTCTTACTTTTTACCTCTTGATCAGCAGATTAGCAGCTTGTGAATAGAGGGGCCCCACTCCTGTGGACCTGTCTGTGTTAACGCTGttttccagctgttgcagctgttttcctttttgcttcACCTCAGGTCGCAGTGCGTCTTTtagctccaggaggaggagcagtggcgTGGGCCTCCGTGTGATGAAGGAGAGCAGCTGCTTCAAACCACCATCCGGTTTATTCTAAAGgcctcattcatttattcatgagtAAATACTACAACCTGAGCTGAAGAACAGGACATTCCTCACAGAGCAGAAGGTAAAATGATGTGATCTGCTTCAAGGTTTATATTTTCCAGTTCAATTTGGCCCAACTGTAAAGCGTTGATCTTCATCTCTGTGCTATTACCACATTATTACCACAGTGTCAGAACAGGTTTCAATATAATTTGCAGTGATTTCTTACAGTTATCTCTTTTCTGTGTATCTgcccaacagtcaggttcctgTTTCATTTCAGCTGATGCCAGTTTGAGACACAAAATAATCCATCATTTATTcccatgtggggtcgcgggtggtgctATTTTTGGGTAAGAGGCAggctacaccctggacaggtcaccagtccatcacaacacacagacggacaaccattcacacacacactcacacataagGGCAATTTAACCCAAGGCATGTTCTTGGACCGTAGAAAGAAGCCGGGGAGAACCCAcacgaacacggggagaacatacaaactccacacagaaaggaacccGGTCTGCCccaggaattgaacccaggaccTCTGAGGTGAACGTTTACTTCTCCTAGAACAGCGTTAGTGTGTAATTATGCATCAAaccttttatttatcttttgacTTAACGactaaaacttttattttgatggtTCACGAAAATGCTTTTAAATCTAAAACAAAGGGAAATTAGTGATTCTCAATCAGTGAACGctctggtttgtgtttgtgcatttccaCATTTATCAAACTAAAGTCAAGGCAAGTTTCAAACAGCCAGCTGCTCATAGTAACACCTGAAGTTGCAGTTAAcgctgcttgtgttgttttttattacagcAGCACAGGTTACAGGTGAGTGAAAGGTGTTTTCTAAGTCACTCACTCTTCTTCAGCTTTTAATGACTTGACATTAATCTGAAACAGTCGAACATAAGAAATGTGATTTAGTAGATTTACATTTAGTTCAATGGTTCAGAGAAGTGAAGGTATTGTTAAATCAATTgtgtataaatacaaatacaaaaatatatcTACAAAAGTTAAAAAGTCACACTAATATTTGAAAGGGAACATCTGTGCACAGCTGCCTGGTGATGTTCTCTACAGTAACAGAGTCACATTCTGTCGCTTTATTAAACTGGCTCGTCTGTTATTGATTCAGTCAAAAGGTTACAACAACtgttaaaaacatacaaaacttTAAGAAGTTGATtaaaatctttacatttagccAATAAAAGGCCACAATTTAGTCAAAGAGCTTCAACATCACTGAGGTTTCTACTGGTAATAAGTGACAAATAATGTTGATCAAAATATTCACAACAGGAAGTTGACTTCTGTTCTGTTACAGTAACTGAGCTGCATCTATAAAAATTGTCACCTGCAGAtgaacaggaaactaaatgctccactgtttcctttgtgtttcatcTCAGGCTGCGGTGAAAAGATCCTCTTTTAGCTTCAGCTCGATCTGCAGGAAGAACACACACGGTTAATGATCACTGTAAACGCAGCATGAACGTCAGGTCAGTTTCTGAGGCGTTCCGTACTTTTAGCCCACTTTCGGTACGTGTAAACGGCCAGAACCAGTACGAAGGTGAAGAGGACGAACAGCAGGACGCCGGACAccagccgagtcacaacaggaggacgaggaggaagagtggTGGGGGCCGCGGTCTGAGGTCGGTCTGGAAGGAGAACCCAGTGTGAGTCCAGTATGGCCCCAGTATTATCCCAGTATGAGCCCATTATGACTCTGTATAAGCCCAGTATAagcccagtatgacccagtatgacccagtatgagCCAGTATGAACCCATTATGACCCAGTATGaacccagtatgacccagtatgacccagtatgacccagtacTGACTCCTGACTCTCAGCCAGCTCTGCGGTGACTTTCCCTGTGACGGGTGTTCACACTGGTAGAAGCCTTCatcagacgtggagacggagcgAAGCAGCTTCTTccctttgtcctcggttccgATGAAAACCCCGTCTTTGTAGAACGACGCTGAGAAATCTGACGTGGGCGCAGAGTCTTCTTCTCTGTAAGAGCAGACGAACATCACGTCGTTGCCCTCAGACACAGGAAGAGCAGGACTCTCCAGAATCACAGGGCTCTCTAGGATTAAGAAGACCGACATATGAGCACTCAGACGTCTGTCATCAGGCGAGGAAGGGGTCacgtgatgcgtttacttgtcactgcgatgcgtttacttgtcacgtgatgcatttacttgtcactgcgatGCATTTACTTGTCACGGCGATTGTTTACTGTACTTGTtgctgtgatgcgtttactatacttgtcactgtgatgcgtttacttgttactgtgatgcatttacttgtcactgtgatgcatttactgtactgtacttgtcaCTGCGATGTGTTTACTTATCACTGCGATgcgtttactgtactgtacttgtcactgcgatgcatttacttgtcactgtaatgtgtttacttgtcactgtgatgcgtttacttgtcactgcgatgtgtttactgtactgtacttcactgtgatgcgtttacttgtcacgtgatgcgtttacttgtcactgcgatgcatttacttgtcactgcgatGCATTTACTTGTCACGGCGATTGTTTACTGTACTTGTTGCTGTGATGCGTTTAATAtacttgtcactgtgatgcgtttacttgtcactgtgatgcatttacttgtcactgtgatgcatttactgtactgtacttgtcaCTGCGATGTGTTTACTTATCACTGCGATGCGTTTACATGTCACTGCAATgcgtttactgtactgtacttcactgtgatgcgtttacttgtcactgcgatgcttttactgtactttacttatcactgtgatgcgtttacttatcactgtgatgcatttactgtacctgtcactgtgatgttgaCGCCGTTGCTGCGGTTCCCGCTCGCTGACTCGCACCAGTAGACTCCAGTGTCTGACGGGTCTGAGTCCTCGATGGTGCAGGTGGACCCGCTGGGGACGGCCCAGCCCAGCTGGCACCGCTGGACTGTCTGCTTGGACGTGTTCCTCCTTACACTCCAGTCGCTCCAGCCTCCTGGTGCAGAGCAGCTCAGGATGATTTCCTCGTACCAGAAGAAGAGTGACCTGTCAGGACGGAGGCTGAGTTCGGCTGCAACGAGTCAGAGACGGAACCAAAGCGATGCTGGTTCTAATTTAGACCATAAGAATCAAGGCTTTGGTTAATGGATAGAAGAGAAGACACTGATGACGCAAGTTCATCATCATCCTTCAACCCACACTTACCCACATCAGCTGCACTGTAGTGCCCTTGAGCCAGGCCTGCAACAGGCAGGGGGTGAAGGAGCAACGAGAGGGAGCCGTCATCATGAAGTCAAAGTCACAACAAACACTCAGCTGCAGATTGAGGTGGTTCTGACTAATGCTCATGTTGTTTTCAGGTTGGTGTCTAACCTGCTTCCACTTCCCATTTGATTCAGTTCATGTCTAATGTTTCACAGGAAATCACATATGAaaccacagacaaaaaaacaaaaaccctgtGGCTCTAACTTATTTAAGTGTGTAACTATAGTTTTTAAGAGTCTCAAACCTCCAGTTTTACTGCTCATTTGGTTTTAGCTTTGataaaactgaataaattaaaaccaCCATGTTTCTGTCTTTAATGTGGGTTAACTTTATTTTACCTGATTCATTTTAACAATAAGTTACAGATGTGAGGTTGTTCTGTGGATGCAACAGGATCAGCCAAtgacctgcagcctgtgtgtgtttggtggatGAGTGGAGCTGGAAGCGTTAGGAAGCGTTAAAGGACTCACAGAGCAGAAGGCAGAGAGACGCGGTGTCCATCATGCGCCGATGCAGAATGTGATGTTACAGTCACCACATCCTGATGTGAGCAGGAAACACTCACTGCTCAAAACCAGGTTATAGTAGACATCAGCATTTAGTCAATATCTAAACTCATTTAACTTAGGAACCCTGTAAATCCATCTTATCTGGGTCCAACGCGTTATCGTTGAAGCTCATGTTTCAGcagataaaaacatttttgtatttattgg carries:
- the LOC121202675 gene encoding myelin-oligodendrocyte glycoprotein-like isoform X2, whose protein sequence is MLYKLNRKAAGLFLLSVCKMDRNEPSHTFSLWILVFVFFVSSAAEAQAVVMASPRLISSAPGDDVVLRCHLEPPVDIQALTVEWSKPDLRPDPWDPLRRVQYVHVHRNGGEVTDMKLRSYAGRTELLTEQLRHGNVSLKILNVTLADAARYRCFIPKLKSAVREATVQLVVDPYLIKPSTTETPLDPRNLTTREPQDQTNAAGGRSSLGILAASFCVLELLGGVCLWRHYKKNSLKDDSRRTWDPA
- the LOC121202675 gene encoding myelin-oligodendrocyte glycoprotein-like isoform X1 — its product is MLYKLNRKAAGLFLLSVCKMDRNEPSHTFSLWILVFVFFVSSAAEAQAVVMASPRLISSAPGDDVVLRCHLEPPVDIQALTVEWSKPDLRPDPWDPLRRVQYVHVHRNGGEVTDMKLRSYAGRTELLTEQLRHGNVSLKILNVTLADAARYRCFIPKLKSAVREATVQLVVDPYLIKPSTTETPLDPRNLTTREPQDQTNAAAGGRSSLGILAASFCVLELLGGVCLWRHYKKNSLKDDSRRTWDPA
- the LOC114869142 gene encoding Fc receptor-like protein 5 isoform X1 translates to MLECGKNHDNLAEDTGLAQGHYSAADVAELSLRPDRSLFFWYEEIILSCSAPGGWSDWSVRRNTSKQTVQRCQLGWAVPSGSTCTIEDSDPSDTGVYWCESASGNRSNGVNITVTESPVILESPALPVSEGNDVMFVCSYREEDSAPTSDFSASFYKDGVFIGTEDKGKKLLRSVSTSDEGFYQCEHPSQGKSPQSWLRVRNRPQTAAPTTLPPRPPVVTRLVSGVLLFVLFTFVLVLAVYTYRKWAKNRAEAKRGSFHRSLR
- the LOC114869142 gene encoding Fc receptor-like protein 5 isoform X2, which codes for MMDTASLCLLLCLAQGHYSAADVAELSLRPDRSLFFWYEEIILSCSAPGGWSDWSVRRNTSKQTVQRCQLGWAVPSGSTCTIEDSDPSDTGVYWCESASGNRSNGVNITVTESPVILESPALPVSEGNDVMFVCSYREEDSAPTSDFSASFYKDGVFIGTEDKGKKLLRSVSTSDEGFYQCEHPSQGKSPQSWLRVRNRPQTAAPTTLPPRPPVVTRLVSGVLLFVLFTFVLVLAVYTYRKWAKNRAEAKRGSFHRSLR